TTCGAGAAGTTGAAACACCCTTCCCAAAGCCCGCTTTTTCTTTTCTGCTTGTCGGAAAGACCGAAGCAGAAGGAACCCTACCCGAACAGCCCCTTGGGTCTGTAATTCGGGTTGGGGATGGTTTCGATCCAGCCGCCCTGTTCAATGATGCTCTCAAGTGCTGCCAAGAACGGATAAGCGCCCTCGGCAGCGCTCCACCAATAGGCACCGCGCTTGAAGGTGATGATCTTGCGGCGGCCGTCTTCGAAGCAGGCCACCCGCAGCGTCTTGGGTTCCTTACGTGACATGGGTGTCTCCGTTCTCCGTGCGGTCAGGCGGCCTCGGCACTGCGACCTGCCCTGCCCACCTCCGATCTGGCGATCAGATAATCACAGGCGCGCTGCGCGTCCGCGGCGTGCCGGAAGATCGCGCCCTTGTCCGACCGAAGGACCCGCAACCAGTTGTGCAGGTAGGCGGCATTCATCTCGAGCGTGTGCGCCGTGAAGCCGAGCGTCTGACCCAGGAACACCGAGGTCAATTCCGCGACGATCTCCTCGCGCGCATAGGACGTGTTGCCAAACTTCGAGAACCCGAAATCACGGTTCAGTCGATGCGGGGCTTTCGTGGCATGGGCCAGCTCATGCGCCCAGACCCCGTAGAAATTGCGCGGGTCATGGAACCGCGTGATAGACGGCATGTAGACCTTGTCCACGGGCGGCAGATAATAGGCTTCAGTTCCCGTGAAGACGGTCGTGATGTCAATGGCATCGAAAAACGCCTGCATGTGCGGGATGGGCTCGGACGGAGGATGCTCGGGTGCGGGCTCCGGGTCGGGGAAGAAACTGTCGGGCAGGCCATCGATCTGGCAGGCATTGAACACGCGGTAGGCTTTCTGGAAGCGGAAGATGCGGGCTTCCTCGGAGCGATCATCGCCATCGCTGCGGTCGTCCTCGCCGCCCGCGTCTTTCCGGCTTTGGCCGTAATAGACGACGACAGAGGATTTCTCGCCCTTGCGGACCTTTGCGTCCAACGCATTAGCCTGCGGCAACGTCATCCAGAAGGGCGAGCTGTGGCCCGCCATCACCGTTCGCATGGTGAGCAGGAAGTTGTTCACACCCTGGTAGGGTTCTCCGCCCACGCGCAGGGGACGAGAGCTGCCGCCAATGGTCCAGGGCTTGCGCCAGGGCAGGACGCCGCGCTCGATGATGCGGATGATTTCGTTCGTGATGACCTCGGAGGCATCGAATTTGGGCGTGCGGGATCGGGCCATGGCTGGCGTCCTTTCGAGTTTAGGTGAGAGGAAATGGTGATCAGATTGACTTATGGGACCGCGGATCATTGGTGATGCTCGCGCCGAGCTGTTCGACCATGTCGACGTAGGTGATCAGCGATACAGCGCTGCCAAGCCCCCAAGGTTCATGGTCGGCGGATCCGTCCCGCGTCACCCGCGGCAGGTTCGCGAAGGCAATCACATCGGTGACGGGTCGGATATCGATGAACGGGGTCCCTCGTGCGACCGCAAGAGTGGCCAAGGGAAAGCGCTCAATCGGCGCGAAGGTCGACACGGTGGTCCAACCAAGATGGATGAATGTCCCGCCCTCTCCGCAGATCACGTGCACGTTTGGCAATAACGCCGCCTGCTTCAGATAGCCGAGATCACGCAGGACGGTCTCGCGCTCGAGCCGTTGTGCCTGCCCCGTCTGGCCGGTTCGGCGTAGTTCCTTGTGTCGCCACCACGAGGCAGCGCTCGCGCGCAACACGCGCAAGACACCTGTTTGCATGGGAATGCCCTTCATCAGAAACGGCAGACCGGAACCCGGCCCGGACCCATCTGAGGGACCCCAAAGGCCCTCATCCGTCAGTCACAAAACCCGAAGAACACTTTCTCTTTTCGTGGACCAAACCCATGAAACACCCAACCGCCACCGAACTGTACTGGTACGACGGGATCAGAACTTCCACAGGGCCCATCGGCTAGACCTGTGGCGGTTCCTTCTTCACGAGATAGCCCAGACCGCTCAATCGGCCCGCAACTGCCAACTTCTTCGTAATGTGTGCTGATGCTTTGGCTTCCCGTCGATGTAGCGGATCGGCACCCTGGAAAGGGAAATCATGTCGATGAAGGCTGTTATGGGCATGATTTCTCATCGCGAATACCAAAAAACGCAATAACCTATTGTTAATAAATCATTTTCCGCCATCTGACGGATCAGATCATTCCGCAGCCAACATCAATGCACTCTTTTGAAGAGTTCGGGTGTCATGAAATCAAGAGATTGAGTTGCAACCGCTGTTCTGCGATGTCCTCGTCGTCCACTACGACCAAATCAGCGGAACGCGGGACCGCTGGCAACCAGCTGCTGCGCTTGAGGAACCGATTGCCTCGTTGGCCATGTCGCCATTATCGAAGTGACTGAGAAGTTACCGGCTCCCCTTCCCCGCGCGCGGGAATTCGAGGATCGAGCCCTTGGTCAAACGGTTTTGGCAACCATCGATCGTCTGCTCCTTGTCCGCTACGGCCCGTAGCCACGATATCATGCAACAGACATCCACAACCTACCTCTCAGGCATTAGCACCGATGAAGGGCAAGCGAATATCCGAGGCCAGGACCCAAATCGCCGTCAGCAGGCGCCGGATAGCGTAGAGCCAATTGTTGAGGGTATTTATCATCAGATCTCAGACATCGAAAAGGGCAGGGGCCGCGGAGGCGCGGAACTGCTAGGTTGGCTACAGCGCAACGCTCTGTATGTTCTTCGCTAGCCGCCTTTGCGCTACTAGCAGCGATGGTCACCGGCTGAGGTTTTACCATGATGATCGGGATGCCCTCGTCATCAGAGCTTCGCCGGGACGAAGGCGAAAGCCACTTTCACGATCTCAAATACCGCCACACCTCAACCCCCTAACTTTTCTCTCTCAAACACCGTTTGTGTGCCGAGAGCCTACTTAACAGCTGTTAAGTTATGCCATGCCAGCCGCACGAGATCGGAGTTTAACAGCTGTTAAGCCGCGTTCCGCCGGCCAATCAATGCCATGACCATTGGGCCACAGGAAAACTCGCCTGCCGCAGCTTTGGCAGTCAGAGCTCGCAAGTATCCACCAGGCGATCTTATGTCGGCGAAGCGTTCCAGCATGGCAGCAACAACGATCGACGCTTGCTCCGGACCCATGAACCGCTGTGCTTCTTCCCATGCAGACGCACTGATTCCCATGGCTGGCCGCACATGGCACGCCGCATCGAAGAGCTGATGCCAATGCCGGATCTCACCTTGGTAGAAGGTTTTAAGCGAGGGACATGCCGCGATCACTAGGTGCAGCGGGATCTTTGGCAGGTGTCTTGTGTCCTGTTCATCGACGTCAGCCACAGGCTCATCCGTGTCCACATCTGGCACACCCGCCGCCGCCCCGCTTTTTTCTAAAGCAGGTTCAAGATCTATAGATTCTTTATTTGAATTATGATGGTGACGCTCAGAATGGGCATCATTGGTGTTCATTTCTTCTGTTTCAGGGCCATCAATGATGTTGCGTGCCTGGTCAAGGAGAGCTTCAAGGTCGGCTCGATAGGCCGCGAGGTCCTCAATTGAAAGCTTGCGGCGGAGCGCGCGGGCTGTGAGTGCAGCCTTGTCGCGAAGCTGATCCCAGAAGCCTAGGCCGGGCTGTATCTCGTCTCCGAACTCGGCGAGGGCCGCGAGGTCGCGGCGCATGAGGCTTACGACCTCTCTCAGGCGCCTGACGCGCTCCTCAGCCTCACGTACGGCCTCTGCGGCCCGTGCTATCTCTTCGGACTGACAGTAGAGCGGGGAAAGATCGAAGCCAAAGGCAACGCGATCTTCGCCGTGCTTGCGGACGTAACGCTTCCCATTGGGGCTATCGCGCCGCTGGAGCAAGCCAGCCTCGACAAGACGCGCGAGGTGACGACGCATCGTGGAGCAGGGCATACCATTCAGGCGCTCACAGATCGCCTTGTTCGAGGGGAAGACGACCATCTCGGCGTTCCCGCCAAGCGCATCGTCCGGAAAGAAGCTGAGGAGCCCCTGCAAAACCGTCAGATCACGTTCCGAGACCCCAAAGGCCGCTTGCGCCTTGGAGAGCTCGCGCAGGAGTTCCCACTTGTTAACGGGTCTGGCTGGAACAGATGCCTCGGGTCGCTCAATGACGCGCAAATGGGCGTGCGAAATCGGCCGCATAAACGGCGAGATTGGTGTGTACTCCATGAAAATGTCCACGAAGACAAAAATTCTAGGGCCCGCGAATCGCTTTGCGCTTGCGGCGTAGGGGCCAGAACGCTACATTCAGAAGTGCGAAAACTGAGATTTTGTAGCGGGCTGATCCCGGTGCGAAACCTTACAAAGGTCTCGTGAAGCTAGCTTCTCGGGGCCTTTTTCTTTTTGCCTGTATCGTGCCTCCTTCTTGTTGGTTGCTCTTCCTCAGTCTCCTGAACGCTTCCAGCGCTCATGAAGCTCGGTAATCAGCTTTGGGGCATTGCCCTCCAACCAGCTGATAAAATCAGGTTCATCCGTAGTTAGATCAAGTTTGAGCTGCTTGCCTTGGCGGCCGGTCTTGACCGTCGCAGCTCCAACACCGGGGATCGCCAAAGCAGGCACACCCTTTCTAGACGGGCTTGCTTTCTTCTCTGCTCTCTTCGCAGCTGCCAGAACTGCGAGAAACGCACGCTCAGAAACCTCATCGACCGAGCCGGAACTTTCGGACTTGGCTGTATGAGCTACGGCTTGCAGTTGGTCTCGATCACCGTCGTAGGCACCCAAAGCCTTTTTGAGCTCTTCCCATCTCGGGCGACCAATCCCGGGAGCCGCACCAATTGCCTGGATGAGTTCCTCGCCGACCGTCCGAACGACACTCAAGAGTTGTGAAACCCCAGCTTCGTGGAGGTTAAGGACTTCGGCGACACCTCGATTGGTGCGCTCAGCCCCTTCCAAATGATCACCGTCCAGAAGTGCCGTCGCAACGAGCGCACGCTCAATAAAGCTAAGATCACGACGCTCTTGGTTCTCGAGAAGCTGATCTCGAAGCGCTTGATCACCTTCAACCTCTGTGACGATGGCTCGAACTTTGATACCGATTTCGCGACATGCTTCCAGGCGTCTGCGGCCATAGATCAGGTTGTAGCGATCGCCTTCCAGTGGGCGGACCAAGACAGGCACACGCTGACCGTTCTTGGAAATAGAGTTCTTCAGGCCCTCAACGTCAATCTGAAGCCTGTCATCCAACCGTCCTTCGGTAACAATCTGCGCCGGATCGATCTCAAAAACACCGCCACGCAGTCGGCGCCCTTCAAGAGCGTCAGGAGCGTTGCGAAGGGTCTGCAGCGGCAGGCCAAGTTTAGGCTTTCTTGCCATTCCGCCCCCATGTGTTCTGGATGATTTCAGCGATCTCATCGTTCACTGCGTTCATAGATTCGATCGCACGATCAAACGTCTGACGCGTGAAGTCCTTCTTGTCAGCTTCGTAGAGCGTTTGCTTGGTCAAGCCGGCATCAGAAATTGCGGTCGACTCAACCATGTGATTGGTCAGGACCGACCTCCCAAAGAGCCCGCGAATGAAGGCGATGACTTCGGTCTGTGGCGCGTCGCCGACTTTGTATCGCGTTGGCAAGAAGCGAAGCCAATCGAAGCGCAGATTTGCGCCTGCATCCCTGATTACTCCAAGGAGATCCGCAGTCATTCGCAGGAATTGGGACATCGACATAAGGTCAAGCATCTGCGGGTGAACCGTCACGAGCACACCCGAGGACGCGGAAAGTGCTGACATCGTCAAGAAACCAAGTTGCGGCGGACAGTCGATCACAACAACGTCGTAGTTCGCTTCAACACTATCGAGTGCGTCATGAACTCTCGCGAAGAACGCCTTCGCTCCGCCTCGCTGGATCGCAGCAGGCGTCTCGTGCTCGAACTCCATGAGTTCAAGGTTGCCCGGGATAAGATCAAGGCCACGGATGTAGGTTTTGCGGATCACTTCGGCGATCGGAACCGGATCGTCATAGCGAACGGCATCATAGAGGGTTCCGCCCTCCATGAGGTCGAGTTCTGGCTGGATTCCGTGAAGAGCCGAAAGAGATGCTTGGGGGTCGAGATCGATCGCAAGAACCTTGTACCCCTTGAGCGCCAAGCGCTGAGCGAGGTGAGCAGACGTCGTCGTTTTGCCGGACCCGCCCTTGAAGTTCACCACTGAAATAACTTGAAGCTCGTCACCGTCGCGACGCCCAGGCACGTAAGTTCCAGACTTTTTTGCGTTTCCTTCAAGCGTCTGCCGGATTTCCCAGATATCGTCGAGAGTATAGCGACGATGACTTCCAGCCGTCGTCTCGACGTCGACGATCTTTCCTTCTCGATGAAGCTTCCGAAGATAGGTATGGTCGACGCCAAGGAGCTCGGCAGCTTCGCCGCTGGTCAAAGTGCGCATCACCTTCTTTGCATCCGGAGGGAAGTGTGCGGCGCGCTGAGCATGCAGGTTCGACGCGAGAAGTTCCGCGTAGTGCCCGATGGCGATGTCTAAATCCTGCTCTACTTCGCTCATGTCTGCCCCGATCCGTGGGCGCGTTTTTTATGTGGCCGCGCGTTATTTTTCGAGACTATTGCCCGACCAACCAGATTCGTGCAAGCACTTTCTAGATTTAGTGGCAATCGGTTAGGCCAACACAAGTGTGATCCTCAGAGGAGCCCCAGCTTTTCAGCACGCTCCAGCAGCATTCTGACCGAGGAAGGCTGCCAGCTGGTGCGACCGCGAGGGGTGCGCTCACGCATGGATTCGAGCCGGTCGCAGATTGCCTGCAAGGTGATCTCGGGGTCAGCACCTTTGATTGCAGCGACAATCGCAGGCAGGCGATCGTCGGTTTCGCGACGTCCAGCGCGTCCAAGCACTTCAGCGGGCAGGAATCCGTCCGCCACGTATGCCTTCACGGCGCGGAGCAGGCGGCTTTGCGTCCAGCGCTGATCATAGGGCAGGGGGCCATTGATGATCCGCAGGACGTCTTCCCAAGCCATATCGGGGCGCAAACGGCGCACATGGGGCACCCAATCCTGCGCAGTTTCGTTCAAGCGCTCCATGTAGCCGTCCTGTCGCGCCAGCCGCACCTTGCGCAGCGCTTCAGGGTCCTTGGCGCGAAGACCTGGGTTGCCGCCGACGCGGCCCTTTGAGCGTGCCGAGGCAAGTCCGGCTTTGGTACGCTCGCGGATCAGAGCGCGTTCGAACTCAGCCGCAGCGCCCAGAACCTGCAACGTGAACT
This portion of the Sulfitobacter faviae genome encodes:
- the repC gene encoding plasmid replication protein RepC; translated protein: MEYTPISPFMRPISHAHLRVIERPEASVPARPVNKWELLRELSKAQAAFGVSERDLTVLQGLLSFFPDDALGGNAEMVVFPSNKAICERLNGMPCSTMRRHLARLVEAGLLQRRDSPNGKRYVRKHGEDRVAFGFDLSPLYCQSEEIARAAEAVREAEERVRRLREVVSLMRRDLAALAEFGDEIQPGLGFWDQLRDKAALTARALRRKLSIEDLAAYRADLEALLDQARNIIDGPETEEMNTNDAHSERHHHNSNKESIDLEPALEKSGAAAGVPDVDTDEPVADVDEQDTRHLPKIPLHLVIAACPSLKTFYQGEIRHWHQLFDAACHVRPAMGISASAWEEAQRFMGPEQASIVVAAMLERFADIRSPGGYLRALTAKAAAGEFSCGPMVMALIGRRNAA
- the repB gene encoding plasmid partitioning protein RepB codes for the protein MARKPKLGLPLQTLRNAPDALEGRRLRGGVFEIDPAQIVTEGRLDDRLQIDVEGLKNSISKNGQRVPVLVRPLEGDRYNLIYGRRRLEACREIGIKVRAIVTEVEGDQALRDQLLENQERRDLSFIERALVATALLDGDHLEGAERTNRGVAEVLNLHEAGVSQLLSVVRTVGEELIQAIGAAPGIGRPRWEELKKALGAYDGDRDQLQAVAHTAKSESSGSVDEVSERAFLAVLAAAKRAEKKASPSRKGVPALAIPGVGAATVKTGRQGKQLKLDLTTDEPDFISWLEGNAPKLITELHERWKRSGD
- a CDS encoding DUF6330 family protein, which encodes MSRKEPKTLRVACFEDGRRKIITFKRGAYWWSAAEGAYPFLAALESIIEQGGWIETIPNPNYRPKGLFG
- the repA gene encoding plasmid partitioning protein RepA: MSEVEQDLDIAIGHYAELLASNLHAQRAAHFPPDAKKVMRTLTSGEAAELLGVDHTYLRKLHREGKIVDVETTAGSHRRYTLDDIWEIRQTLEGNAKKSGTYVPGRRDGDELQVISVVNFKGGSGKTTTSAHLAQRLALKGYKVLAIDLDPQASLSALHGIQPELDLMEGGTLYDAVRYDDPVPIAEVIRKTYIRGLDLIPGNLELMEFEHETPAAIQRGGAKAFFARVHDALDSVEANYDVVVIDCPPQLGFLTMSALSASSGVLVTVHPQMLDLMSMSQFLRMTADLLGVIRDAGANLRFDWLRFLPTRYKVGDAPQTEVIAFIRGLFGRSVLTNHMVESTAISDAGLTKQTLYEADKKDFTRQTFDRAIESMNAVNDEIAEIIQNTWGRNGKKA
- a CDS encoding ArdC family protein translates to MARSRTPKFDASEVITNEIIRIIERGVLPWRKPWTIGGSSRPLRVGGEPYQGVNNFLLTMRTVMAGHSSPFWMTLPQANALDAKVRKGEKSSVVVYYGQSRKDAGGEDDRSDGDDRSEEARIFRFQKAYRVFNACQIDGLPDSFFPDPEPAPEHPPSEPIPHMQAFFDAIDITTVFTGTEAYYLPPVDKVYMPSITRFHDPRNFYGVWAHELAHATKAPHRLNRDFGFSKFGNTSYAREEIVAELTSVFLGQTLGFTAHTLEMNAAYLHNWLRVLRSDKGAIFRHAADAQRACDYLIARSEVGRAGRSAEAA
- a CDS encoding recombinase family protein, with protein sequence MPLIGYARVSTEDQTPLPQSEALQSAGCVEIFEEHASGGNRARPVLARVLERIGKGDTLVVVRIDRLARSLSHLLEVIERLEGKGAFFRSLQDPIDTASPQGKFTLQVLGAAAEFERALIRERTKAGLASARSKGRVGGNPGLRAKDPEALRKVRLARQDGYMERLNETAQDWVPHVRRLRPDMAWEDVLRIINGPLPYDQRWTQSRLLRAVKAYVADGFLPAEVLGRAGRRETDDRLPAIVAAIKGADPEITLQAICDRLESMRERTPRGRTSWQPSSVRMLLERAEKLGLL